Genomic DNA from Lysobacterales bacterium:
TCAAGGTACTTGGAGTTCTTTTTGTTCTTCTTCATTTCTAGTTTTCCCGGAGGAATTTCTTAATTTCGGCCCTACCTAGACTTGCGGTGCAGTACTCGGTGATTCTCCTCTTTGTGCCATCTTTTGAGAGAACAAATGCTTCCGATGATTGGTCGTCATTTAGTACGAGATTTACCTCTTTGCCGTTATCCAATTCTTTTACCCAGCGCCGGAACCCAGTGCCATACTCCATGCGCCAATCCAGCAAGGCCTCTTCAATATCCGAAACAGCATTAACAACTTCTATGGCTGATGTAAAGCGCTGAGCAAGATCAGTCTGCAAGCACTTGCGAATTGCGTTCACAAATTTCTGAGGGATGTGCTCCGGATACTGATTTCGACTAGGAAATTGGCCGTTACGCACAGCGACCTTGAATGCATTCCTTTCTAGAGTTCCGTTCCTGACAAACCCGCTGTACTCGCCATAGAAGTGAGCATCGCCTACGCTCATTCGATGCATAGTCAGACCCATCTGATATATATCGAACTGCCGGGTAAAATCCTGATTTTGAAAAGCCTCAGGAGGAACCATTTTTCCGTAGATTCGGTCTTGCCCTGCAACACCAGAATAGGACGTTTGCTTTGCGAGCCCAAAATCCGACAGCATCGCTTCCCCCCTCTCAGAAAGGAGAATGTTGTCTGGCTTTACGTCAAAGTGAATTAGCCCTTTTGAATGTATGTTGTGAATTCCACTCAACACTTGAGTGGACACCACTATCATTTCTCTGACGGTTAGGGGTCTGCTAGCCATTCGAGCCTTTAAGGAACCCTTGCCATACAGAGGCATTGCCAAATAGACATGATCTACGTCATGGCAAGCGTAGTGAATTGGAACCACATTAGGATGCGCGCTCAGATATAAGAGGCTTGCCTCGACAAAGTACTCATCTATGTCAGTAAACGTAGTCTTTTTCACCTTCTTGACGACTATTTCCGCATTTAGCTGCAGATCCCTCGCCTTGAATACTTGCGAGTTCCTGCCTTCTGACCCGATCTCATCACCGAGTTGAAAACTTAATTCGGCGGTATTTGGAGGCTTAAGCATTGGTGGCTCCAATTGCAGCCATTACTGCCTCTCGCTGCTCTTTAGTAAGGTCAGCCCAACTATCTACGCAATCCATTGATAGTTCGCCTTCCGCGTAGCGCTTGAAGTCTTTTCTGGCAATTCCCATCCTCGCAGACAAACTGGATATCTGCCCGCAAAGATACGAGCTCAATCCACTGCTGGCGAATGCCTCTTGCACTACACCTTCAATTTCAACTCTGCGGACTGGCACTGTTTGCGCGTTGCTTTCAATAATTCGTATTGCGGCCTTTTTTATCTCGTACTCCCTAAGCACATCGAGAACATTGTTCCTGACGTATTTCAGCGCCTCTGGAACAGACAGAGCGTTGGGAATGCGAATTTCCTCTACGTTGAGTATTTTTTCCACAGAGGCGTCATAAACTGCGATTGTTATCGCGTTCGGCCTCGCTCTTATGCCCATCGTGTTCACTCTGTGTCCTCCAGAAGGACATAACGATTGAGTTGAGCGGCGCGCACGCCGGTGTATGAGCTTGGCACTTTATCCCTCACGCGTCCGCTCGAACGAGTTGTTAGGCATCACGCCACTCCACAACAAGCTGGCTGGCGGGCTCAGCAAGCCAGACCTTGATTCTCCGACCAAGCTCATTGATGTCCGCCGGATTGCAACGAAGAGAAAAGGCGCTGGTTGCGCGATTTGGTTCCGCGCCTCGAACTTCCATTAGAACCTCAAGCGCCGAATGACCGGTGCCGTTAAGGACGTGGGCGCGAAGCCGCATGTGTCCAAACCACTTCGGGTCGGGACCACCGGATTCCCATACCACCTCGTCCTTCGGGCTAGCCGGAAAGTTCTCAAGGCCTGAGGCAAACGTCAGGAGATCGGCCGGGTAAGCGTACAGCTCCATTCGGGCCGACGTGCGCTCGTTCGAGGCGCCGACATCTAGCTGCAGCATGCCGTCATCGTCTCTCCAAATGCCCTTGAGGTCCACGCGCGACATTGATCGTGATGCCTAACGCCGTGCTAACCGGCCGCGGGCCGATAGTGGTTGGTTTGAACGTAACACATCCCCGCAGGTCCGGTTGAGCACATAGTTAGATTTCACCGCCGAGACGTGGCTGCGGCAATGTGGAGTACTGGCCCTTCTAGGGAGAACTCCTGGGCCACTGCCTCCGCATCGCCCCACATGGACATAGGTGTACCGTGGTCACACTGGCATATGGATGCGAGGACGTCGCCCACGCCAGTGTTCCTGATCTGAAGGAGGCTATCGAGCTCGCCTTGGGTCCAAGGAGAACGAGACGCGGACCTGCTACTGTCGAACTGAGCCGTTTCATCGTGCCAAGTACAGGATGATCCTTCGCTTTGGAGGTGGGCCGCCTGCTGACCGAAGGGCAACTCACAATAGAACATCTCAAAGATTGCGAAGCGAGGCCAGAACCGCGCTTGCCGAGTGAGCTGATCGGAGAAATGCGAAAGGCCCGAGGCTGTTTGCGCATAGTCCCACCGGTACATGCTGGTGCCAAAGCGGGGCAGCTTTGCCTCGAACATTGCGATCTTGATGTGGCCGTTGGAAGAAATGAGGATTGTTGCGTCACATCCAGTACGCTGTTCAATTCTCGGCTGCAGCACGAAGCTCGTCGCCGAGAGGCCCGTGGAGCTATTGCTGTTTATGATTCTTCGGAGCGCGCCGGTGAAGTTTGAAGTGTAATCGTCCTCTCCGGAAATATAGCCAAGGGAAAGATCGCTGCGCGCTTCTTTGTCAGCAACGGAGGCGAAGTTGCAGAGCTCTGCTATCTGCTGAGGTGGCATGGACAACACTAGGAAGCCTCCAGTGAGATCTAACGCCGTGTTAACCGGCCTGCGGCCGACAGTGATCGGTTCATTCGAACTACCTCCCAGCAGGTCCGGTTGAACACATAGTTAGACCTCACCACCGCGCGCCAAGGTACTTCTTCAGGTGTTCTCGGACTGGCGTGGAAGCATGATCAAACCAGACTCCATTGAGCAGCAGTCGAAACTGCGGGCTTCTACGTGCGTGGGTTTCGATCTCGCTCAACAATTCGATGCCGTGAAATGCGATGAGATCCTCAAGCGGTCCCGCGGCTAGTACCTGAAAGTGCCGGCTTGTGGTGTCAGCCGGTATCCTGCCAAGAACTTCAACTATCGCCTCCAGCGCCAGACGCGGATCGATTCCAGGCAACGAGTCGTCCAAGTCATTCTCAGTCGGCTCGTGCGCCTCCGGAGGCTTACGCCACTTCTCAATCCACGCGATGGCAATGGACTCCGCGGATGAGTTCATGTGAGGTCTAACGCCGGGCTAACCCGCCGCCGGCCGACAGCGGTCCGTTGACACGCAATGGCTCTCCGGCGGTCGGGTTGAGCACATAGTTATGCGTCGTCGCCTGGACGCTCATGGGGATACTCTCGAATCCGCTGGACTGCCTCCCGCTCACGGTCCTCATAGAACGGCCCTAGCGGGAACGACCCGTTGATGTGAGTGACCCAGTTGTGGTCCGAGTCAAGGTAGAACACGTAGTAGAAGCCGGCGAGCAATCCCAAACTGCAGTTGCCCGGACCGAAGACAAGATCACGAACCTTGCCACGACGCTCGGGGGAACCCTTCAGGCTTTCAGCAAGTTCGTATCTTGCCTCGACATACTCGCAGTCGTCGTCATCGAGATCTTCGACTTCGCACTCTCGACCCCGCAGTCGCTTAAGCTGGGTCGAGACGACCTTTGCAACAAAGACGTGTGATGCCTCGTCGAACAACTGCGCATCAGTTGGACGATGGAGACGAGAGCAAGCATCCGCTGGTGGGGCCACGAGTGCTAGCACGATGCCGAATGCGAGACTAAGACGCATAACGGTGGAGTTGAGCGGCGCGCGCGCCGATGTATGAGCTTGGCACTTTATTTCTCACGCGTCCGCTCGAACGATTTGTTAGGCCGCGACACGCTTTCGTAGCCATTGCACCATTTCCATGTGGCCGGGACCGACCAGGCCTAAAGCCCGGTGATGTTTAAGACCAGATTCCGTTTGCGATGCCGCCTCAAGAGCCGCATAGGCATTCCTCACCGCCTCGGGCGCTTGGCCACGCGCATCAGCGATAACGGCTCGCGCCGCCGAGGCTTTGAAACGCGAGACAGGAAACGGGCCGGTATCGTCAGGCAACAACTCTATGGCTTCATCATAAAGGTCACTGCGGCGAAGGGATGCGATAAGCCACGGAAACTCCACGGCAACCCCACAATCAAGGTTCGGCGCCTGCCTGTTCGCTCTGAGTGATGCCCGGTAGTGCTCGAAGGCTTGCTCCGGCTGCTTCAGTAGCACGTGGCACTCGGCGGCTTGCGCATGCGCCTGCGTTTGCTCGTAGGGATCTGAGAACTCTTCTAGATGCTGCTCTAGCAGTTGCAGCGCGACGCGCACCAAACTCTCTTTTCCCGTCGATGCTAACTCAACCGCCTGGATCCTTAGATACTGGGCGCGATTGCCTGATCCTCTGGATTTTGCGAGGCGAGCGAAGAATGCCTCCGCGATCGCTGGAGACCACGTGTGGTTCCGAAACCAGTCGTCTCGCGCCATGGGTTCCGAGCGGCCTAACGCCGCGTTAAGCGGCCGCGGGCCAACGCAACATCAGAAAACACCATGGCCTGTCACCGCGGTCCGCTTGAACGCATAGTTAGAACTCACGTCTCGCGACATTGCGCCGCTTCCTCCTCGGTGAACTCGACATCCTCAATTCTCAAAAGGCCGCTCGCAATCGCAGGCTCGAAATGCTGAAAGAAGCGATTTCGATCGAATGATCCCCACGTGCCGCGCCCCTCCTCACCAGGGATTTTAAGCATGACGAGATCGAGGTGAGCTTCGACGTTCTTAGCTACTCGGTAATGATGAATCTTCGAGAGCATCACATACAGACGGTCGCGATAGATTGGATTGACTAGGCGCTCAGGCCGAATGTCGATGAACGTCTCACGCTCTGAGCTCTTGATGTAGCCATCGAATATTGGCTGGATGTTGCTGACCGGATCAATTCCCTGAAACTGAAACGACAGCTTGGCATCGGTGATAACGTTGGATGGGTTTATTTCCCGGCGCTTGAGAAGCTTAGTGAGCGCGATCTCCTCGGCTTTCTCCCAGTTCATGCGCGTGCGAGCCGGGGTATCTGCAGCGGTAGCCGAAAGTGCACGATTCTCGGTGCTGTTCTTCTCTTCAACCTCCGCTTCTGACGCCCTTTGGACCGTCGGTGACGAAGCATAGTAGTCACCCTGTACGGTAGTGCTGCTTTGGCGCTGAGCCTGAGAGTTGCTGACGGTGATGAGCTGCGAAAGCAGGTAGGAATTCTGCTTTTCAAGCCTCTCGACCTCGGCCTCCTTCTTTCGCACTTCACGACTGACAGACAGAAGCTTGCCGACGGAAAAATTGTCAAATGCCTCTGCAAGCACGAGTACAACCAGCAATCCAAGTAGGGACAGCAATCCCGGCGAAATCTCGCCGACAGGCTGCACTTGGAGAAATCGGAACAGAATCATGCCCGCAATGAGAAGACACAGTAGCGCGATTAGGATTCTGACGAAGAGATTGGCGCCAGCGTGTTGGCTACGTTCCGCCATGTGCTACCCCTG
This window encodes:
- a CDS encoding serine/threonine protein kinase; the encoded protein is MLKPPNTAELSFQLGDEIGSEGRNSQVFKARDLQLNAEIVVKKVKKTTFTDIDEYFVEASLLYLSAHPNVVPIHYACHDVDHVYLAMPLYGKGSLKARMASRPLTVREMIVVSTQVLSGIHNIHSKGLIHFDVKPDNILLSERGEAMLSDFGLAKQTSYSGVAGQDRIYGKMVPPEAFQNQDFTRQFDIYQMGLTMHRMSVGDAHFYGEYSGFVRNGTLERNAFKVAVRNGQFPSRNQYPEHIPQKFVNAIRKCLQTDLAQRFTSAIEVVNAVSDIEEALLDWRMEYGTGFRRWVKELDNGKEVNLVLNDDQSSEAFVLSKDGTKRRITEYCTASLGRAEIKKFLREN